A single genomic interval of Trichocoleus desertorum ATA4-8-CV12 harbors:
- a CDS encoding amino acid adenylation domain-containing protein: protein MQTPTLEGFQLSPQQQRLWQFQQEQLSPHWTTCLVCIEGDLQAQVLEAAIQQVAQQHEILRTAIAVLPDADLPLQVITDHLPTLESWDGSEPLPLNLDAGGTDRSPLTARLAKRESNHHLLQLVLPVWCTDAIALTHLVDQISQAYVAIAQGEEYTVDPVQYADLAAWQCELLESEEAASGRAYWRQQPWMPLEHLQLPFQQRSPEKLGFQPQQLTLEISSEQTQALTAIAQSHQVSLSTLLLAAWEVLLWRHTDQSTFILGVTDTGRHYEELESVLGLVAKVLPIASDLEATLPFTTLLPQIHTSLQTAAQWQEAFTWKDVPEMAIANHPPFLPFGFECLEHTSSFISANLDWTVQERQVHIEPFQLKLVAQQRGELSLELHYNAQAFEAEAVQQLAGRLTVLLESVIRNPQTVIGEFEILTESDRQQLLIDFNATTTENSPVCIHQLFEAQVARSQSISTGKSPNQVAVVFEDQSLTYQQLNDKANQLAHYLQQQGVDLETPVAIYLERSLEMIIALLAVLKAGGAYVPFDASLPPAALSSRLQEAEISVLITQSSLRAKLAPDMSSTVVCLDDESQITQLNGKSSSNSPQHIALAGIPERGVRGAAPTSSVTPANLAYILFTSGSTGNPKGVAVEHRQLSNYLYGVRRSLKLDELPPGANFALMSTFAADLGNTMIFASLCFGGCLHILSQERVMNPVALAEYGDRYPIDCLKIVPSHLRALLTSSEAHRFLPRQRLILGGEALNQELVEQVRQQAPNCQIFNHYGPTEATVGVLTHAVDQATPETEIVPLGTPLANTQIYLLNACQQPVPIGVPGEIYIGGANVARGYWRQVELTEERFIPNPFRENEEQIFPPHSTLRERLQRTLLTPPYGNACSEHPSLLYKTGDLACYLPDNTIAFLGRVDDQVKIRGFRIEPGEIEAVLQQHPDVRSLAVIKREDQPNQPQLVAYVVPQTPDTPILAESLRSFLAARLPDYMVPSAFVSLKALPLTANGKLDRQALPVPKAQNAIAKPVFAAPRNDVERQLSVIWSSILNVAEVGIHDNFFELGGDSILSIQAIAKANQVGLRFTPRQLFEHQTIAQLAMVIDTQSQNESLAAQGLVTGAVPLTPIQHRFFEQNLVEPHHWNQAVFLEAQSPLQVEILQQALQHLISHHDALRLRFERYEDTWQQVNGSLETEIPLAVMDLSEQSETQQQEAIAQTSNWAQTSLNLETGPLLRLVLFHLGNQQPDQLLIVIHHLAVDGLSWRVLLEDLQTAYHQLEQGRSIQLPPKTTSFQQWAQQLQTYAQSAACQQTADYWLHLQSPIAPLPGDRTGENAIASTQTQSISLSVDETQTLLQTLPKTQRAQVDEVLLTALAHSLATWTGNTDLLIDLEGHGREALSEVDVSRTVGWFTAIYPARLTVESQADVGKILQSVKEQLRQIPRNGVDYGILRYLSSDAEVRTNLRKAPQAEILFNYLGQFDANLAASSLFQLATTDTGATRSPQAQRQHLLEINALVLSGRLQVEWTYNPQIHPRQTIEQVTQQFLASLRSLLNPADSSAGNGFTPSDFPQANVSQADLDKLFARMSQTRGGAQ from the coding sequence ATGCAAACTCCAACCCTTGAAGGATTCCAGCTTTCACCGCAGCAACAGCGACTTTGGCAGTTTCAGCAAGAGCAGTTGTCTCCCCATTGGACTACCTGTCTGGTTTGCATTGAGGGAGATCTGCAAGCCCAGGTTCTAGAAGCAGCCATTCAGCAGGTGGCGCAACAGCACGAAATTCTCCGCACCGCGATCGCTGTTTTGCCTGACGCTGATCTACCTTTGCAGGTGATTACCGACCATCTACCGACACTAGAATCTTGGGATGGGTCAGAGCCATTGCCGTTAAATCTAGATGCTGGTGGAACGGATCGCTCTCCACTGACGGCACGTTTGGCAAAACGGGAATCGAATCACCATCTCCTGCAACTCGTGCTTCCGGTTTGGTGTACCGATGCGATCGCCCTCACTCATCTCGTCGATCAAATCAGTCAAGCCTATGTCGCGATCGCTCAAGGAGAAGAATACACAGTTGATCCAGTGCAGTATGCTGATCTGGCTGCTTGGCAATGTGAACTGTTAGAAAGCGAGGAAGCCGCAAGCGGGAGAGCCTACTGGCGGCAGCAACCCTGGATGCCATTGGAGCATTTGCAACTCCCATTTCAACAGCGATCGCCTGAAAAATTAGGGTTTCAGCCGCAGCAGTTGACCCTAGAAATTTCTAGTGAACAGACACAAGCACTCACCGCGATCGCCCAATCTCATCAGGTTTCCCTCTCAACCTTACTCCTAGCAGCTTGGGAAGTCTTACTCTGGCGGCACACCGATCAATCCACCTTTATTTTGGGTGTGACAGATACGGGTCGGCATTACGAAGAGTTGGAATCGGTACTGGGTCTAGTGGCAAAAGTCCTGCCGATTGCCTCTGATTTAGAAGCAACTCTCCCCTTTACCACCCTGCTTCCGCAAATTCACACCTCCCTCCAAACCGCAGCCCAATGGCAAGAAGCCTTTACCTGGAAGGATGTGCCAGAAATGGCGATCGCCAATCATCCACCTTTTCTCCCTTTTGGCTTTGAATGTTTAGAGCACACATCATCCTTCATCTCTGCTAATCTCGATTGGACAGTTCAAGAGCGGCAAGTTCACATCGAACCGTTTCAGCTCAAGCTGGTTGCTCAGCAGCGTGGAGAGCTAAGCCTGGAACTGCACTACAACGCTCAAGCATTTGAAGCTGAAGCTGTTCAGCAATTGGCAGGACGATTGACGGTTCTCTTAGAGAGCGTGATTCGCAATCCTCAAACGGTCATTGGTGAATTCGAGATTCTTACAGAAAGCGATCGCCAGCAATTGCTGATCGACTTCAACGCAACGACTACCGAGAATTCACCTGTTTGCATTCACCAGCTATTTGAGGCACAGGTCGCGCGATCGCAGAGCATTTCCACAGGAAAATCGCCCAATCAAGTTGCGGTGGTGTTTGAAGATCAATCACTCACCTATCAACAGCTCAACGACAAAGCCAATCAACTGGCGCATTATTTACAGCAACAAGGCGTTGATCTAGAGACTCCAGTAGCTATCTATCTAGAGCGATCGCTGGAGATGATTATTGCCTTACTCGCCGTTCTCAAAGCAGGCGGGGCTTATGTGCCCTTCGATGCTAGCCTGCCACCTGCGGCATTATCATCACGGCTACAAGAGGCGGAGATCTCAGTTCTGATCACACAATCCTCCTTGCGGGCCAAGCTTGCTCCTGATATGTCATCAACCGTGGTCTGTCTGGATGATGAATCGCAAATTACCCAACTGAATGGAAAATCTAGCTCCAATTCCCCCCAGCATATAGCCCTAGCGGGCATCCCAGAAAGGGGGGTTAGGGGGGCCGCACCAACTAGCTCAGTCACGCCTGCCAATCTAGCCTATATCCTGTTTACCTCTGGTTCCACTGGGAACCCCAAAGGCGTGGCTGTGGAGCATCGGCAGCTTAGCAACTACTTGTATGGGGTTCGGCGATCGCTCAAGCTTGACGAACTACCTCCGGGTGCAAATTTTGCCCTAATGTCTACCTTCGCAGCAGACTTGGGCAACACGATGATTTTTGCCTCCCTCTGCTTTGGTGGATGTCTGCATATCCTCTCGCAGGAGCGGGTGATGAATCCAGTGGCGTTGGCGGAATATGGCGATCGCTACCCCATCGACTGTCTCAAGATTGTGCCCTCCCATTTGCGGGCGTTGCTGACCTCTTCGGAAGCGCATCGCTTTCTCCCCCGTCAGCGTTTGATTTTAGGCGGAGAAGCCTTGAATCAGGAATTGGTTGAGCAAGTGCGGCAACAAGCTCCTAATTGTCAAATCTTCAATCACTACGGCCCTACGGAGGCAACGGTCGGCGTTCTCACCCATGCCGTTGATCAGGCTACTCCTGAAACTGAGATCGTGCCTTTAGGAACTCCGTTGGCGAACACCCAAATTTATCTCCTGAATGCCTGCCAACAACCTGTGCCGATCGGGGTTCCCGGTGAAATCTACATTGGTGGCGCAAATGTAGCACGGGGATATTGGCGGCAGGTAGAGCTTACTGAGGAACGGTTTATCCCTAATCCATTTAGGGAAAATGAAGAACAAATATTTCCTCCTCACTCCACCCTACGGGAACGCTTGCAGCGAACACTCCTCACTCCACCCTACGGGAACGCTTGCAGCGAACACCCCTCACTTCTCTACAAAACGGGAGATCTCGCCTGCTATCTTCCTGATAACACGATCGCGTTTTTGGGTCGAGTAGATGATCAGGTAAAAATTCGCGGCTTCCGGATTGAGCCTGGGGAAATAGAAGCCGTTTTGCAGCAGCATCCTGATGTGCGATCGCTGGCAGTGATCAAACGAGAAGATCAACCGAATCAGCCGCAACTGGTCGCTTATGTTGTACCGCAAACTCCTGACACTCCGATTTTGGCCGAGTCTTTGCGATCGTTCTTGGCAGCGCGATTACCAGACTATATGGTGCCGTCTGCGTTTGTCAGTCTGAAAGCCTTACCCCTGACTGCCAATGGTAAGTTGGATCGGCAGGCATTACCCGTTCCCAAAGCTCAGAATGCGATCGCCAAACCCGTCTTTGCTGCGCCTCGCAATGATGTTGAGCGTCAACTGAGTGTCATTTGGTCAAGTATTTTGAATGTCGCTGAGGTGGGGATTCACGACAACTTCTTTGAGTTGGGGGGAGATTCGATTCTGAGCATTCAGGCGATCGCTAAAGCCAATCAAGTTGGGTTACGCTTCACACCTCGGCAGTTGTTTGAACACCAAACGATCGCTCAATTGGCTATGGTGATTGACACTCAGTCACAGAATGAGTCCCTGGCGGCTCAAGGACTGGTCACGGGTGCTGTTCCCCTAACCCCAATTCAGCATCGATTCTTTGAGCAAAATTTGGTCGAACCTCACCATTGGAATCAAGCTGTTTTTCTAGAAGCTCAATCTCCGCTACAAGTTGAAATCTTGCAGCAGGCGCTCCAACATCTGATCAGCCACCATGACGCACTGCGGCTGAGGTTTGAGCGTTACGAGGATACTTGGCAACAGGTGAACGGCAGTCTGGAGACAGAGATTCCTTTGGCTGTGATGGATCTCTCGGAACAGTCTGAAACACAGCAGCAAGAGGCGATCGCGCAAACCTCAAATTGGGCGCAAACCAGCCTGAATTTAGAGACAGGCCCACTCCTGCGCCTGGTGTTGTTCCACTTAGGTAATCAACAACCTGATCAACTGCTGATCGTGATTCACCATTTGGCCGTAGATGGGCTGTCCTGGCGGGTGTTGTTAGAGGATTTGCAAACAGCCTATCATCAGCTTGAGCAAGGGCGATCGATACAGTTGCCGCCGAAAACCACCTCATTCCAGCAGTGGGCGCAGCAATTGCAAACCTATGCTCAGTCGGCAGCCTGCCAGCAAACAGCAGATTACTGGTTGCATCTGCAAAGTCCGATCGCTCCCTTACCCGGCGATCGCACCGGAGAAAATGCGATCGCGTCTACCCAAACTCAATCTATTTCGCTCAGCGTTGATGAAACCCAAACCCTCCTTCAAACGCTGCCCAAGACCCAGCGAGCACAGGTCGATGAAGTATTACTGACCGCACTAGCCCACAGCCTCGCCACTTGGACAGGCAATACAGACCTCCTGATTGATTTGGAAGGACATGGACGGGAAGCGCTCTCAGAAGTGGATGTCTCTCGGACGGTGGGCTGGTTTACTGCTATCTACCCTGCCCGTTTAACAGTGGAGTCTCAGGCAGACGTGGGTAAGATTCTGCAGTCTGTCAAAGAGCAGTTGCGGCAGATCCCTCGCAATGGTGTGGATTACGGGATTTTGCGTTATCTCAGCTCCGACGCGGAAGTGCGAACCAACCTCCGAAAGGCACCGCAAGCTGAAATTTTGTTCAACTACTTGGGGCAATTTGACGCTAATTTAGCGGCCTCCTCGTTGTTCCAATTGGCAACCACGGATACCGGAGCTACCCGCAGCCCGCAAGCTCAACGGCAGCATTTGCTAGAAATCAATGCCTTGGTACTGTCAGGACGTTTGCAGGTGGAGTGGACTTACAACCCACAGATTCATCCACGGCAAACGATCGAGCAAGTCACGCAGCAGTTTTTGGCGAGTTTGCGATCGCTCCTCAACCCCGCTGATTCTTCTGCTGGCAACGGCTTTACGCCTTCTGACTTTCCGCAAGCCAACGTCAGCCAAGCCGATCTGGACAAACTGTTCGCCCGAATGAGCCAAACCCGTGGGGGTGCCCAATGA
- a CDS encoding TauD/TfdA family dioxygenase gives MSNPESPSRLKLQGIKRRAVSFSAWTELVATSQLQPDQPLPLIIQPQVEGLNLETWALNQRQWLETQLLQHGGLLFRNFNVNSVAAFEQWMQSLCGALLDYSYRSTPRSTVSGKIYTSTEYPADQWIPLHNEMAYSRSYPLKIAFYCVQPAVEDGATPIADSRKIFQKLDNQIKERFIEKQVMYVRNYGGGLDLPWQTVFQTFDRSEVEAYCQQVGIEWEWRSDDRLRTRQVCQAIATHPVTGDRVWFNQAHLFHVSSLAPAVRESLLAVVPPDELPRNAYYGDGSAIEDSILDEIREVYQQEMVIFPWQQGDILLLDNLLAAHGRTPFVGPRKVVVGMAESCESLP, from the coding sequence ATGAGTAACCCAGAATCTCCCTCCCGTCTCAAACTCCAAGGCATTAAACGCCGCGCCGTCAGCTTTTCTGCTTGGACAGAACTAGTCGCGACAAGCCAATTGCAACCAGACCAACCTTTACCGCTGATCATTCAACCCCAAGTAGAAGGATTGAATTTAGAAACCTGGGCACTGAATCAACGGCAGTGGCTAGAAACTCAACTGTTGCAACATGGCGGTCTTCTGTTTCGCAACTTCAACGTCAACAGTGTGGCAGCGTTTGAGCAGTGGATGCAGTCTCTTTGTGGCGCACTGCTCGATTACTCCTATCGCTCCACACCCCGCAGCACCGTGAGCGGCAAGATCTACACCTCGACCGAATATCCGGCTGACCAATGGATTCCGCTCCACAACGAGATGGCCTATAGCCGCAGCTATCCGCTGAAGATTGCCTTTTACTGTGTGCAACCTGCTGTTGAAGACGGAGCAACGCCGATCGCCGACAGCCGCAAGATTTTCCAGAAGTTAGATAACCAGATCAAAGAACGCTTCATCGAGAAACAGGTGATGTATGTCCGCAACTACGGGGGTGGCTTAGATCTGCCCTGGCAAACGGTGTTTCAAACCTTCGATCGCAGTGAGGTAGAAGCTTACTGCCAGCAAGTGGGCATTGAGTGGGAATGGCGTAGTGACGATCGCCTTAGAACTCGGCAGGTGTGTCAGGCGATCGCAACCCATCCAGTCACAGGCGATCGCGTTTGGTTCAATCAGGCGCATCTGTTCCATGTGTCGAGTTTGGCTCCGGCGGTGCGCGAATCTTTGCTGGCGGTGGTTCCCCCCGATGAGTTGCCCCGCAATGCCTACTACGGCGATGGTTCTGCGATCGAAGATTCTATTCTTGACGAAATTCGCGAGGTGTATCAGCAGGAAATGGTGATTTTCCCCTGGCAACAGGGCGATATTTTGCTGCTCGACAACCTCTTGGCGGCTCACGGACGGACTCCATTTGTCGGTCCCCGCAAAGTAGTGGTGGGGATGGCGGAATCTTGTGAATCGCTGCCCTAG